In Mastigocladopsis repens PCC 10914, a single window of DNA contains:
- a CDS encoding hydantoinase B/oxoprolinase family protein has protein sequence MTAVSASSSRWEFWIDRGGTFTDIVAKRPDGRLVVHKLLSENPERYTDAPVQGIREILGIPSEAPIPADQIAVVKMGTTVATNALLERKGDATVLIITKGFRDALRIGYQNRPDIFARQIILPEMLYEMVIEVEERYSALGEEFIPVNLDAVRPQLQAAYDDGILSCAIVFMHGYRYPEHEKRVATIAKEIGFTQISVSHEVSPLMKIVSRGDTTIVDAYLSPILRRYVDQVASQLRGGGVGGENTSSTSPSSPTSPSPHSPVKLMFMQSNGGLADAENFQGKDSILSGPAGGIVGAVQTSLMAGFDKMISFDMGGTSTDVAHYNGEYERTFETEVAGVRLRTPMMAIHTVAAGGGSILQFDGSRYRVGPESAGANPGPASYSKGGPLTVTDCNVMVGKLQPAFFPKVFGRNADLPLDAEVVRQKFIELAASIGDHRTPEEVALGFVAIAVEKMANAIKKISLQRGYDVSEYTLCCFGGAGGQHACLIADALGMKQVFIHPYAGVLSAYGMGLADARVIREKAVESVLNEGLVSQLKGVLVELEEEGKKETFAQRVRRTYRQDAEGAEEGEIESLRKVRLKYEGTDSALVIDFGDVGAMKSQFEELHRQRYGFVAPEKRLIVEAVSVEVVVKNNVPVEAVVSRKNPEKPITVDTVQMYTAGAWHSTPVYQRDDLQPGDCISGPAIIVEATGTNIVEPHWQAQLTPRNHLVLSVVSDQASVAKDKATDVDKRQKPDPVMLEIFNNLFRAIAEQMGITLQNTSSSVNIKERLDFSCAIFDASGQLVANAPHIPVHLGSMSESVQALISAYGDTIKPGDVFASNNPYNGGTHLPDITVITPVFSTSPPSPTPPTPLFYLASRGHHADIGGITPGSMPPNSISVEEEGILLDNFQLVDGGKFREKELVELVTKGTYPVRNIKNNIADLKAQIAANERGVQELHKMVEHYGLESVQAYMGFVQDNAEESVRRVIEVLKDGSFHYSLDDGSVIQVAITINRQQRSAKIDFTGTSPQQPNNFNAPAAVCKAAVLYVFRTLVNDDIPLNAGCLKPLEIIIPEGCMLNPRYPAAVVAGNVETSQAITDTLYGALGVLAASQGTMNNFTFGNERYQYYETICGGSGAGADFHGTDAVHTHMTNSRLTDPEVLEWRFPVLLESFAIRTQSGGKGHHHGGNGVIRRLRFQETMTAGILSNHRVVSPFGLHGGEAGVVGRNYVERSDGTVEELGSKAVVEMNCGDVFVIETPGGGGYGFST, from the coding sequence ATGACTGCGGTATCAGCATCTTCTTCCCGTTGGGAATTTTGGATTGACAGGGGGGGTACATTCACTGATATTGTGGCGAAGCGTCCTGATGGGCGGTTGGTCGTTCACAAGTTGCTATCAGAGAACCCCGAACGCTACACCGATGCACCAGTCCAAGGAATTCGGGAGATTTTGGGAATTCCATCTGAGGCGCCGATTCCAGCAGATCAAATTGCGGTGGTGAAGATGGGAACTACTGTGGCGACGAATGCACTACTGGAACGAAAGGGCGATGCCACAGTGTTAATTATCACCAAAGGATTTCGGGATGCATTGCGAATTGGTTATCAAAACCGTCCCGATATCTTTGCCCGTCAGATTATTCTGCCAGAAATGCTATATGAGATGGTCATTGAGGTAGAGGAACGCTACAGCGCCCTGGGGGAAGAATTTATTCCCGTAAATCTCGACGCTGTTCGTCCCCAATTGCAAGCGGCATATGATGATGGGATTCTTTCCTGTGCCATAGTTTTTATGCACGGTTACCGCTACCCGGAACACGAGAAGCGGGTGGCAACCATAGCAAAGGAAATAGGATTTACCCAAATCTCAGTATCCCACGAAGTCAGCCCGTTAATGAAAATAGTTAGTCGAGGCGACACCACCATCGTAGATGCTTATTTGTCGCCAATTCTGCGTCGGTATGTAGATCAGGTGGCGAGTCAGTTGAGAGGAGGGGGAGTTGGGGGAGAAAATACTTCCTCCACTTCCCCATCTTCCCCCACTTCCCCATCTCCGCACTCCCCAGTTAAGCTGATGTTCATGCAATCCAATGGGGGACTAGCGGATGCTGAGAACTTTCAAGGCAAAGACAGTATTTTATCTGGTCCGGCTGGCGGTATTGTTGGGGCGGTGCAAACCAGCCTCATGGCAGGATTTGATAAGATGATCAGCTTTGACATGGGTGGCACATCTACAGATGTCGCTCATTACAATGGTGAATATGAACGCACTTTTGAAACGGAAGTGGCTGGGGTGCGCTTGCGTACGCCAATGATGGCAATTCACACCGTGGCGGCGGGTGGCGGTTCGATTTTGCAATTCGATGGTTCGCGGTATCGGGTAGGACCAGAGTCAGCAGGGGCAAATCCAGGACCTGCTTCTTATTCTAAGGGTGGTCCGCTGACGGTGACGGATTGCAATGTGATGGTTGGCAAGTTACAACCTGCATTCTTTCCCAAGGTGTTTGGACGAAATGCTGATTTGCCCTTGGATGCAGAGGTGGTACGGCAGAAGTTTATCGAGTTGGCAGCGTCTATCGGTGATCATCGCACACCGGAAGAGGTGGCGCTGGGGTTTGTTGCGATCGCAGTTGAAAAAATGGCGAACGCGATTAAGAAAATCTCGCTTCAGCGTGGTTATGATGTTTCGGAATATACTTTGTGTTGCTTTGGCGGTGCAGGGGGGCAACACGCTTGCTTGATTGCAGATGCGTTGGGAATGAAGCAGGTGTTTATTCATCCTTACGCTGGGGTGTTGTCGGCTTATGGCATGGGTTTAGCGGATGCACGGGTGATTCGTGAAAAGGCGGTGGAAAGTGTTTTGAATGAGGGGTTGGTGTCGCAGTTGAAAGGTGTGTTGGTGGAGTTGGAGGAGGAGGGGAAGAAGGAAACGTTCGCGCAGCGTGTCCGGAGGACATACCGCCAAGACGCAGAGGGCGCAGAGGAAGGAGAGATTGAGAGTTTACGAAAGGTGCGTCTTAAGTATGAGGGGACGGATTCAGCGTTGGTAATCGATTTTGGTGATGTGGGGGCGATGAAGTCTCAGTTTGAGGAGTTGCATCGTCAGCGTTATGGGTTTGTTGCGCCTGAGAAACGGCTGATTGTTGAGGCGGTTTCGGTTGAGGTGGTGGTTAAGAATAATGTGCCAGTGGAAGCAGTGGTTTCACGTAAGAATCCTGAAAAGCCAATAACGGTTGATACTGTGCAGATGTACACTGCTGGTGCATGGCATTCAACTCCAGTTTATCAACGAGATGATTTGCAACCGGGTGATTGCATTTCTGGTCCAGCTATCATTGTGGAAGCAACGGGTACGAATATTGTAGAACCGCATTGGCAAGCCCAATTAACTCCACGCAATCATCTGGTTTTATCTGTTGTCAGTGATCAGGCGTCAGTCGCGAAGGACAAAGCGACGGACGTGGACAAAAGACAAAAACCCGATCCAGTGATGCTGGAAATTTTCAACAATTTGTTTCGGGCGATCGCCGAACAAATGGGCATCACTCTACAAAATACCAGTTCCTCAGTAAATATTAAAGAAAGGCTGGATTTTTCTTGTGCAATTTTTGATGCTTCTGGACAATTGGTAGCAAACGCGCCTCACATTCCCGTGCATCTCGGTTCCATGAGTGAAAGCGTGCAAGCTTTGATATCTGCTTATGGCGACACCATCAAACCTGGGGATGTCTTCGCCTCAAACAACCCCTACAATGGCGGGACTCACCTCCCCGATATTACCGTTATTACCCCCGTTTTCTCTACCTCCCCCCCTTCCCCCACTCCCCCCACTCCCCTCTTCTACCTCGCCTCACGCGGACACCATGCAGATATTGGCGGTATCACTCCCGGTTCTATGCCACCAAACAGCATAAGTGTAGAAGAAGAAGGCATTTTACTTGATAACTTTCAGTTGGTTGATGGGGGGAAATTCAGAGAAAAAGAACTTGTTGAATTAGTTACCAAAGGTACTTATCCAGTCAGGAACATAAAAAATAATATTGCCGATTTAAAAGCACAAATTGCGGCAAATGAACGTGGTGTACAAGAACTCCATAAAATGGTGGAACACTACGGATTAGAAAGTGTACAAGCTTATATGGGATTTGTACAAGATAATGCCGAAGAATCGGTGCGTCGTGTTATTGAGGTTTTGAAAGATGGCAGTTTTCACTATTCTTTAGATGATGGTAGTGTTATTCAGGTTGCAATTACAATTAACCGCCAACAGCGTAGCGCCAAAATAGATTTTACTGGAACTTCGCCGCAACAACCTAATAATTTCAATGCCCCTGCTGCGGTGTGTAAAGCAGCAGTTTTATACGTTTTTCGGACGTTAGTAAATGATGATATCCCCTTGAATGCAGGTTGTCTGAAACCTTTAGAAATTATTATTCCTGAAGGGTGTATGTTGAATCCCCGTTATCCTGCTGCTGTGGTGGCGGGAAATGTGGAAACTTCTCAAGCCATTACCGATACTTTATATGGTGCGTTGGGTGTGTTGGCCGCATCTCAAGGAACAATGAATAATTTCACTTTTGGAAATGAACGCTATCAATATTATGAAACTATTTGTGGTGGTTCTGGTGCGGGTGCAGATTTTCATGGTACAGATGCAGTGCATACACACATGACAAATTCCCGTCTGACTGATCCAGAAGTATTAGAATGGCGCTTTCCCGTACTTTTAGAAAGTTTTGCAATTCGTACCCAAAGTGGTGGAAAAGGACATCATCATGGGGGAAATGGTGTGATTCGTCGCCTGCGTTTTCAAGAGACAATGACTGCGGGGATTTTGTCTAATCACCGTGTTGTTTCGCCTTTTGGTTTGCACGGTGGTGAAGCGGGTGTAGTTGGGAGAAATTATGTTGAAAGAAGTGATGGAACTGTTGAGGAATTGGGTAGTAAAGCTGTGGTGGAAATGAATTGTGGGGATGTGTTTGTGATCGAAACTCCAGGAGGCGGGGGATATGGTTTTTCTACTTAG
- a CDS encoding bestrophin family protein, translated as MIVQKKQWLQTAFQLKGSIITAIYQRVFWCGIFGFLISILYHFRLPVSQPILESVIPSIVLGLLLVFRTNTAYERFWEGRKCWGNIVNQVRNLARQIWVSVDEITPEDRENKISVLRLLVAFAVATKLHLRGEAVNSELKEFMASSKYLTLKTMNNPPLEVAFWIGDYLQHQYNRNCLNNYQLISNQELLNSLVDSLGACERILKTPMPLAYAIHLKQLLLLYCLLLPFELVHNLGWWTGLIVALISFTLFGIEAIGVEIENPFGHDTNDLPLDAICNTMKRNIEDLISLTPSVYSYTEKEIVSGKESN; from the coding sequence ATGATTGTGCAAAAAAAACAATGGTTGCAAACGGCTTTCCAGCTTAAGGGTTCAATTATCACAGCAATTTATCAACGTGTTTTTTGGTGTGGGATTTTTGGTTTTTTGATTTCTATACTTTACCATTTTCGACTGCCTGTATCTCAACCAATTTTAGAAAGTGTTATTCCCAGTATTGTTTTAGGTTTATTACTGGTTTTCCGCACCAATACAGCTTACGAACGCTTTTGGGAAGGAAGAAAATGTTGGGGTAATATCGTAAATCAAGTCCGAAATTTAGCGCGGCAAATTTGGGTATCAGTAGATGAAATCACCCCAGAGGATAGAGAAAATAAAATTTCAGTTTTGCGGTTATTAGTCGCTTTTGCCGTGGCAACTAAATTACATTTACGGGGAGAAGCTGTAAATAGTGAGTTAAAAGAATTCATGGCATCCTCTAAGTACCTCACGCTGAAGACGATGAATAATCCTCCCCTAGAGGTCGCTTTTTGGATTGGAGATTATTTACAACACCAGTACAACCGCAATTGCCTAAATAACTACCAGTTGATATCCAACCAAGAACTTTTGAATAGTCTAGTTGATAGTTTAGGAGCTTGCGAACGCATTTTAAAGACTCCCATGCCACTAGCATATGCCATTCATCTGAAGCAATTGTTGTTACTTTATTGCCTCTTGCTACCTTTTGAACTGGTACACAATCTGGGTTGGTGGACGGGTTTAATTGTTGCTTTGATTAGTTTTACTTTGTTCGGCATTGAAGCTATCGGTGTTGAGATAGAAAACCCCTTTGGTCACGATACTAACGATTTGCCATTAGATGCAATTTGCAATACGATGAAACGTAATATCGAAGATTTAATCAGCCTGACTCCCAGCGTTTACTCTTACACAGAAAAGGAAATCGTGAGTGGGAAAGAAAGTAACTAG
- a CDS encoding M28 family peptidase encodes MNLKNQLENHLTSIARERDPYLATAGHFFVQEYIRQQLAQYGSVEIHTFRVGNQTCENLILNLPSQGEPQKGLPPILIGAHYDAVPGTPGADDNATGVAVLLELARMFATEPTKHPLRLVAFDMEEYGLLGSTDYAVKLKQEQQPLRLMISLEMLGYCAATPGSQSYPPPLERFYPNRGDFIALIGNWRTTRDLICISRSIRKVGVPSQWLPVPNRGLIVRQTRQSDHAPFWDAGYPAIMVTDTAFMRNPNYHKPSDTIDTLDLDFLTGVCQGLESGIRRL; translated from the coding sequence GTGAATCTGAAGAATCAACTGGAAAATCACCTCACATCAATAGCCCGCGAACGTGATCCTTATCTGGCGACTGCTGGACATTTTTTTGTCCAAGAATACATTCGTCAACAACTTGCACAATATGGAAGTGTGGAAATCCACACCTTTAGAGTCGGGAACCAAACCTGTGAAAACCTCATATTGAATTTACCTTCACAAGGTGAGCCACAAAAGGGATTGCCACCAATTTTAATTGGTGCCCATTATGATGCAGTACCTGGAACACCAGGGGCTGATGATAATGCCACGGGTGTGGCGGTTTTGCTGGAATTGGCAAGAATGTTTGCTACCGAACCGACAAAACATCCCTTGCGGCTAGTAGCTTTTGATATGGAAGAATACGGTTTACTAGGTAGCACTGACTATGCAGTTAAGCTAAAGCAAGAACAGCAACCACTACGCTTAATGATTTCTCTAGAAATGTTGGGCTATTGCGCTGCGACTCCAGGTTCTCAAAGTTACCCTCCTCCTCTGGAACGCTTTTACCCAAATCGTGGAGATTTTATTGCTTTAATTGGTAATTGGCGGACAACTCGTGACTTAATTTGTATTAGCCGCAGTATTCGTAAAGTTGGTGTACCGAGTCAGTGGCTACCAGTACCTAACAGAGGTTTAATCGTTCGGCAGACAAGACAAAGTGACCATGCGCCTTTTTGGGATGCAGGTTATCCAGCAATAATGGTAACAGACACGGCATTTATGCGAAATCCAAACTATCATAAACCCAGCGATACTATTGATACTTTGGATTTAGATTTTCTCACTGGTGTCTGTCAAGGTTTGGAAAGCGGTATTCGGCGGTTATGA